One segment of Salvelinus fontinalis isolate EN_2023a chromosome 12, ASM2944872v1, whole genome shotgun sequence DNA contains the following:
- the LOC129866667 gene encoding potassium voltage-gated channel subfamily A member 1-like, translating to MTVVAGDNMDETAAVPGHPQDAYPPDHEDHDCCERVVINIAGMRFETQLKTLSQFPETLLGNPKKRMRYFDHLRNEYFFDRNRPSFDAILYYYQSGGRLRRPVNVPLDMFSEEIKFYELGVDAMEKFREDEGFVREEERPLPEKEFQRQIWLLFEHPESSGPARGIAIVSVMVILISIVIFCLETLPDLKEDPKGRFKTVGNHTFYYKPNILTDPFFIIESLCIIWFSFELIVRFFACPSKAVFSKNMMNIIDIVAIIPYFITLGTELAEDPEDQDEGMGEQATSLAILRVIRLVRVFRIFKLSRHSKGLQILGQTLKASMRELGLLIFFLFIGVILFSSAVYFAEAEERGSHFGSIPEAFWWAVVSMTTVGYGDMVPVTIGGKIVGSLCAIAGVLTIALPVPVIVSNFNYFYHRETEGEEQAKLLEVSEPNISESNSSRRSSSTVSKSEYMEIDGDINNSIDNFREANLRTGNCTLANQNCVNKSKLLTDV from the coding sequence ATGACCGTTGTGGCAGGAGATAACATGGATGAGACCGCAGCCGTACCGGGGCACCCGCAGGACGCGTACCCCCCCGACCATGAAGACCACGACTGCTGCGAAAGAGTGGTCATCAACATAGCGGGGATGCGGTTCGAGACCCAGCTCAAAACTCTCTCCCAGTTCCCCGAGACATTGCTAGGCAACCCCAAGAAGAGGATGCGCTACTTTGACCACCTGAGAAACGAGTATTTCTTTGACAGAAACCGTCCCAGTTTCGATGCCATCCTCTACTATTACCAGTCCGGGGGAAGGCTGAGAAGGCCCGTCAACGTCCCGTTGGATATGTTCTCGGAAGAGATCAAGTTTTATGAGTTGGGAGTGGATGCCATGGAGAAATTCCGTGAGGATGAGGGCTTCGTCAGGGAGGAAGAACGTCCTTTACCTGAGAAGGAATTCCAGCGTCAGATCTGGCTGCTTTTTGAGCACCCAGAGAGCTCGGGTCCGGCCAGAGGGATTGCTATAGTATCTGTAATGGTAATTCTGATTTCCATAGTCATATTTTGTTTAGAGACTTTACCCGACTTGAAAGAGGATCCTAAGGGTCGGTTTAAGACTGTAGGGAATCATACCTTTTACTACAAACCAAACATCCTGACCGACCCTTTCTTCATTATTGAATCTCTTTGCATTATCTGGTTCTCGTTTGAGTTGATCGTGCGGTTTTTCGCGTGTCCAAGCAAGGCAGTCTTCTCCAAAAACATGATGAACATTATTGATATAGTGGCCATCATCCCTTACTTCATCACACTGGGCACGGAGCTGGCTGAGGACCCCGAAGACCAGGACGAGGGCATGGGGGAGCAGGCGACATCTCTGGCCATCCTCAGGGTAATCAGACTGGTCAGAGTGTTTAGAATCTTTAAGCTGTCACGACACTCCAAAGGATTGCAGATCCTGGGACAGACCCTCAAGGCCAGTATGCGCGAACTCGGATTGCTGATATTTTTCCTCTTCATCGGAGTCATCCTCTTCTCCAGCGCGGTGTACTTCGCAGAGGCCGAGGAGAGAGGGTCGCACTTCGGCAGCATACCGGAAGCTTTCTGGTGGGCCGTGGTGTCTATGACAACTGTGGGCTATGGGGATATGGTGCCTGTCACTATAGGGGGCAAGATAGTGGGTTCCCTTTGCGCCATTGCTGGTGTGTTGACGATTGCGCTCCCAGTGCCTGTCATTGTGTCCAACTTCAACTACTTCTACCACAGGGAGACCGAGGGAGAGGAGCAGGCCAAACTCTTAGAAGTTAGTGAACCAAACATTAGTGAAAGCAACTCTAGTCGCCGCAGCTCGTCCACAGTCAGCAAATCCGAATACATGGAAATTGATGGAGACATTAATAATAGCATCGACAATTTTAGAGAGGCAAACCTCAGAACTGGCAATTGCACTCTAGCAAACCAAAACTGTGTAAATAAAAGCAAGCTGCTCACAGATGTGTAG